One window of Mesorhizobium sp. PAMC28654 genomic DNA carries:
- the hpf gene encoding ribosome hibernation-promoting factor, HPF/YfiA family — protein MKLRISGKHMDIGDAFRTRINDRVGEAIGKYFDRGFSGHVTVIKSGSRYSADCMIRLDSGASLQATGDAQDPTLAFEAAADRLETRLRRYKRRLKSHNSGNGNGEPTDIAYAVMAPLADDDEDIPENYAPAIVAESTMTLQTMSVASAVIELDTKESPVFVFRNAGNEHLNIVYRRPDGNIGWIDPSMTKVAQG, from the coding sequence ATGAAACTGCGCATATCGGGAAAACACATGGATATCGGCGATGCGTTTCGTACGCGTATCAACGACCGTGTCGGCGAAGCGATCGGAAAGTATTTCGACCGCGGATTTTCGGGGCACGTCACCGTCATCAAATCGGGGTCGCGCTATTCGGCGGATTGCATGATCCGGCTGGATTCCGGCGCCTCGCTGCAGGCCACTGGCGATGCCCAGGATCCGACGCTGGCCTTCGAGGCCGCCGCGGATCGGCTGGAGACCCGCCTGAGGCGCTACAAGCGCCGTCTGAAGTCGCACAATTCAGGCAATGGCAATGGTGAGCCCACCGACATCGCCTATGCCGTGATGGCGCCGCTTGCCGATGACGACGAGGACATTCCGGAGAATTACGCGCCGGCCATCGTCGCCGAATCAACCATGACGCTGCAGACCATGTCGGTGGCGTCCGCTGTCATCGAGCTCGACACCAAGGAGAGCCCGGTCTTCGTGTTCCGCAACGCCGGAAACGAACATCTCAACATCGTCTATCGCCGGCCCGATGGAAACATCGGCTGGATCG
- the rpoN gene encoding RNA polymerase factor sigma-54, whose protein sequence is MALAAKLQLRQSQSLVMTPQLMQSIRLLQFTHVELERFIDDEIERNPLLERAEPQDDAASDQAQKNDVEPEAAAEGDWFESETAWSAEAISEKLDSSLENLFPDDPGTSERLGPDLTAQWKSAAGNGSATSSEGLDAGDMAATAITLRDHVSEQVALAFADPAARLIAGELADSLDEAGYMRADMAEIAARLGTDSAAMARVLAVCQTFEPAGLFARDLAECLSLQLAVRDRLDPAMKALVANLELLARRDFQTLKRICGVDEEDLLDMLAEIRALDPRPGTVFSVGASDAIVADVEVRAANDGSWTVELNAETLPRVLVDHIYFAQVSPHAKNQTEKDFLAECLQNANWLTRSLDQRAKTILKVASEIVRQQDAFLVHGVRHLKPLNLRTVADAIGMHESTVSRVTANKYMLTPRGVFELRYFFTASIAASGGGDAHSSEAVRDRIKQLIDEEKPADVLSDDAIVDMLRESGVDIARRTVAKYREGMNIPSSVQRRREKRALASVGR, encoded by the coding sequence ATGGCGCTGGCGGCGAAGCTACAGCTACGACAGTCGCAGTCGCTGGTGATGACGCCGCAGCTGATGCAGTCGATTCGGCTGTTGCAGTTCACCCATGTCGAGCTGGAGCGCTTCATCGATGACGAGATCGAGCGCAACCCTCTGCTTGAGCGGGCCGAACCACAAGATGACGCGGCAAGCGACCAGGCACAGAAGAACGATGTCGAGCCGGAAGCCGCCGCCGAGGGCGACTGGTTCGAGAGCGAGACGGCATGGAGCGCCGAGGCGATCTCGGAAAAGCTCGACAGTTCGCTGGAGAACCTGTTTCCCGACGATCCGGGCACGAGCGAGCGGCTTGGTCCCGACCTGACGGCCCAGTGGAAGTCGGCGGCCGGCAACGGATCCGCAACCTCGTCCGAAGGGCTTGACGCGGGCGACATGGCCGCCACCGCCATCACGCTGCGCGATCATGTCAGTGAACAGGTCGCCCTTGCCTTCGCCGATCCGGCGGCCCGACTGATCGCCGGCGAACTCGCCGACAGTCTCGACGAAGCCGGCTATATGCGCGCCGACATGGCCGAGATCGCGGCTCGTCTGGGCACGGACTCCGCCGCCATGGCCAGGGTCCTGGCGGTCTGCCAGACCTTCGAGCCCGCCGGTCTCTTCGCCCGCGACCTCGCTGAGTGCCTGTCGCTGCAGCTTGCCGTGCGCGACCGCCTCGATCCGGCGATGAAGGCGCTGGTCGCCAATCTCGAACTGTTGGCGCGACGCGATTTCCAGACGTTGAAGCGGATTTGTGGCGTCGACGAAGAGGATCTGCTCGACATGCTGGCAGAGATCCGGGCGCTTGACCCCCGGCCTGGAACGGTGTTTTCGGTCGGCGCCAGCGACGCGATCGTCGCCGACGTCGAGGTGCGGGCGGCCAATGACGGCAGCTGGACGGTCGAACTCAATGCTGAAACGCTGCCACGCGTGCTGGTCGACCATATCTATTTCGCCCAGGTGTCGCCGCATGCGAAAAACCAGACGGAAAAGGATTTCCTGGCCGAGTGCCTGCAGAACGCCAACTGGCTGACGCGCAGCCTCGACCAGCGCGCCAAGACTATCCTCAAGGTCGCCTCTGAAATCGTTCGCCAGCAGGATGCCTTCCTGGTGCACGGCGTGCGCCACCTCAAGCCGCTCAACCTGCGCACCGTGGCCGACGCCATCGGCATGCATGAATCGACGGTCAGCCGGGTCACGGCCAACAAATACATGCTGACGCCGCGTGGCGTGTTCGAGCTGCGTTACTTCTTCACCGCCTCGATCGCCGCGTCGGGCGGTGGTGACGCGCATTCGTCGGAGGCGGTGCGTGACCGCATCAAGCAATTGATCGACGAGGAGAAGCCCGCCGACGTGCTCTCCGACGATGCGATCGTCGATATGCTGCGCGAGAGTGGCGTCGATATAGCCAGGCGCACCGTGGCCAAATATCGCGAGGGCATGAATATTCCCTCGTCGGTGCAGCGGCGACGCGAAAAGCGCGCTCTGGCCAGCGTCGGCCGCTAG